In Pleuronectes platessa chromosome 8, fPlePla1.1, whole genome shotgun sequence, the genomic stretch ataaaaaaaagtgaaatgccAAACCAGTGAGGTGTTAATACTTTAGATGAATTTGCCTGTAACCAGCTCTTTTTTCTCACATCTAGTCTAACTAACTACAACGTATCAGAACAACATATCCGCCAACTGATATTGAAACAATTTTAATCCACAGATTTGCAcatgatttttttcattttgacacCGAACCCATCAGCAATAACTGTTCTTGGTCAATATCCAGGTGCTAACATCAACGCCCAGACCGAAGAAACCCAGGAGACAGCTCTGACACTAGCATGCTGTGGAGGCTTCTTGGAAGTGGCTGACTTCCTCATCAAGGCCGGGGCCGACATCGAGTTGGGCTGCTCTACTCCTCTAATGGAGGCTGCACAGGAGGGCCATCTGGAGTTGGTCAAATACTTACTGGCTGCAGGTGAGCAAGAACAATATATGCAAGAAGCTGCAGATCTGAGAAGACAAAGAACATGTTTAGCTGAAATTAGGAATTTTGTAGATATGTCTCTGTGCCAACAATCTAAaagatgttttcctctgtcaggGGCAAACGTGCATGCCACCACGGCCACAGGTGACACAGCGCTGACGTATGCATGTGAGAATGGACACACTGATGTTGCAGATGTGCTGCTGCAGGCTGGAGCCAACTTGGTATGGCATACTCTTACATCCTCTGTGTCAGTCATGGTTGGATGGCCTTTAGTTTCACATGAGTTTAGATTAGCACAAGAAGAGAGATGTCATTTTTTAAGCCAAAAATTCAAATTGATTCAACTGAACACAGTCTGCTTTAAGCAAAGCTCAGTAACTGCTTTCTGTTTAAGTTattgtttcttaataaaaatataactCATCACTTTTAGCTAACAAATTAATCTTTGTCATCAAGGAACACGAATCTGAAGGGGGCCGGACACCCTTAATGAAGGCAGCAAGGGCGGGACATCTCTGTACTGTGCAGTTCCTTATCAGCAAAGGTACGTTGTCAATTAGTTAAGCGAAACCAACTTATAATTTATATATGTTAGTTAATTTACTCATATTGACTCTTATATAGATTTTGACACATTTTATGCATAGTGAGttaatttgttttctctctcccagGTGCTAACGTGAACAGATCTACTGCCAACAATGATCACACAGTGGTGTCTCTGGCGTGTGCTGGAGGACATCTGGCTGTGGTGGAGTTGCTGCTGGCACATGGAGCGGATCCTACACACAGACTCAAAGTAATGTCCACACACTGGATAATATAGATCAGACCTCATAGAATGTTTGATCTTgtctatttgtgtgtcaccataacacaaaatttaattaatttacatttcCTCTCTGTAGGATGGTTCGACGATGTTGATAGAAGCTGCTAAGGGTGGCCACACCAACGTGGTGTCCTACTTGTTGGACTACCCCAACAACATTCTGTCTGTCCCAGCCCCCGACCTCTCCCAGCTCACTCCCCCCTCGCAAGATGCCTCTCAGGTAAACACAACATTAGATCCCACTTTTTATTAATGTTGCTCTGAGAAATTCATCTCTTTTGAGTCAGAGAAATGTCTTATCGTGGTTTCTGCCTTAACTAAACATGTCTTATGTCATAACAGGTTCCTCGTGTCCCGATCCAAGCTCTGGCCATGGTAGTGCCCCCTCAGGAGCCTGACCGAGCCCCATCAAACATCGCCACACCCCCACCCATCTCCAGCAAAAGTAAACACTGCTACATGTCACCCAGTTAGAGACCTCAAGAAATAGTTTCAAATTTCACTAAGTTATTATTGTTCACAAAACCTAACACTCTTTAATCAATCACTCTTGTTTGAATCCAGGCATGTCCAAACAGAGACTTGCATCCCTTCAGCCCGGTGTCCCCACCTCAGTTGGACGGGGGCCTGAAGCCGAACCTCTGCCGCCCTTCCACTTGTGCCAACCTCTAGAGTGCATtgtggaggagacggaggggaAACTGAACGAACTGGGCCAGAGAATCAGCGCTATCGAGAAAGCCCAGCTTCAGTCACTAGAGCTTATTCAGGGGGAGCCGCTCACCAAAGACAAGattgaggagctgaagaagagcagagaggagcaggtaCAATCCATCAACCAACTAAGATCTGATTGCATTATAAATGTTCATTTAAGTCAAGCAAATTTACACTTAAATTTAGTTGTGCATGCATAACTGGTTATCAGAAGTTAAGTTGGTTAAGCAAGAATGTGGCCATTGCTTATTTaggtgcagaagaagaagaaaatcttGAAGGAGTTGCAGAAAGTTGAGcgccagctgcagctgaaaacccAGCAACAGTTCACCAAAGAGTACATGGAGGCGAAGGGCTtaaaagaggagcaggaggttgGACTGAGCCAGGGCCCGGGGCCTGGAAGTACGACGTCTGCTCCAGGGTCTCTTCCCACTACACCAGGTGCCCAGGTACACACCAGCTCCGACACAGATGAAGAGGCTAACAAGGATGGAGAACTAGAGGAGCAGCTGGGGGAGGACGGGGAAGAGGTAAAActctatttatttgtttgcttcCATGCCAGTGACCGCAGTCATTTTGCTTTCGGCTTGTCCGTCCCATTCCTGTAGCTTGAGGATATGTCTTAAAATTTGGAACcaatattcacttggactctaGGATGAACTAatttgattttggtggtcaaaggtcaaggccatGGTGACCTCATAAAGTGTCTGTTTTTCCTGAACATGGTATCATCTTTAATGGAATTTACAAAATTTTGTAAAACTATTTACTTCGGTAAACAATGAATTGCATTTTGATTgtaaaaggtcaaggtcacactgACCGTGCCTTGTTTTGAACTCAATTTATCAGGAATCGTGTACAATTCACCTGGACTTAGTGATTTACAGATTCgattttggaggtcaaaggtcaatttgATTTTTAAGGATTCTTGAAAGTCATATCTCAATGgtgcttgagggaatttcttaaacttttgatcagttgtcactAGGACTGAGACTTTCAGATAAAGGAttagaaaaaaagtatttagtaGAAAAATGTACACGGAAACTACGCTGGTTGGCGGAGGCACACAACCACAGTGGGGTGATTCTCGTTTATAACATTAGTCCCCACTTCTCTAACACTGTTTGTTCTAAaagacaaaatgtgttttctgtacATTTTCAGGAAGAGGACGATGATGACGAAGATGAGTGTTCAGAGGATGAGGcagagggtgaagaggaagatTACCCCAAGCTCCCTCAGGTCGGTACTATCCTCTACAGGGATGGATCACAGCCAccacagcagcctcctctgcccCCTTCGCCACAGGCTCAGCcccaacctcctcctccacctcttcagGCTGCCTTCGTCCCCATCCAGCCCCTGCCAGACTACAACCCTGCAGACTACCCGGGAAGTACCAGCCCGGAGTTGCAGAGGGTACTGGTGGGGCAGCAGATGCTGGGCCAACAGCAACAGGTTCAGAGTCAGCTGTTGGCTGGGTTAGGCCAAGGAGTGGCCATAACCCAAGATGGGCTCATGGTCGCTACACCTGCACAGACGCTCACAGACACGCTGGATGACATCATGGCAGGTGGGttcacatcttttttttgttccttaAAATTGTTAGTGTTGATGTTAACTCTCAAACCTGAAtgcataacttttttttattctttcctaTTGCAGCTGTGAGCAACCGCGTACCCATGCTGAACACTACGTCACCCACACCCCTGTCCCAGCCAAACACACAGTCGCCCTCAAACATCGCCTCGCCTCCTTCAGTCCTGCCCCTCTATCCCTCAGTTGACATCGATGCACATGTgagacacattttcattttgaagtAACAGAGATCTAACAAATTGACAATTCAGATGAGTACACTTATGTATACAGTCCTCTACCCTACTGACATGTTTGATTCCCCACAGACGGAGAGCAACCATGATACAGCGCTGACGCTGGCATGTGCGGGGGGACATGAGGAGCTTGTGTCTGTCCTTATTGCACGGGGAGCCAACATCGAGCACCGGGACAAAAAAGGTATCGTATTTCCGTTAATAACGTGAACTGTGAGGTTGGGTGAATCAGTAAGTTTCTTGTATTCTTTCTTTAGATAACCAGTTAATTGTAATATCACCTCTGCACTTCTCAGGTTTTACCCCTCTGATCCTGGCTGCCACTGCTGGCCACGTAGGTGTGGTAGAGGTGCTCCTGGACAAAGGGGGTGACATTGAGGCTCAGTCGGAGAGAACCAAAGACACACCCCTCTCCCTGGCCTGCTCGGGAGGACGCCAAGAGGTAAACACACCATATCTAATTTTATCTTCAAGACAGTGACTGTATGTTTTCACTGCTCTAACTGTTGCGTAACTGTGTTGGGCAGGTTGTCGAGTTGCTGCTGCTTCGGGGAGCCAACAAGGAACACCGCAATGTTTCAGACTACACGCCTCTTAGCCTGGCTGCTTCTGGGGGTTACGTTAACATCATCAAAATACTCCTCAACGCTGGAGCTGAGATTAACTCCAGGTGAGCGACAAAAATATCAGAGTTCCCTTTAGCCCCTCGATACGAGCAGACCATTTGCATCAATATGAGTTTCCTTAATAGGATAAAATCTTTCTCCATAATCTGAACAACATGATTGTTTTAGTTCCTGTAACTGAACAAAATTTTACTATTTCTTCTTTGGATACTAAATTGCACagtgacaaacaaaaacagaggcGTAACTGCACCCTAAAGTGAAAGCATGGTTATTATCTCTGTTATAAACCAGGAGTGGGAAAACAGTAAGGCAATAACTTCCCAGTCAAGGTTTTATAGCAGCTGCTACTTTGATTACTAACTTTGATTGAATACTGCTCTGCAAAGAGGGGAAGTACATGTTAGTGAAACCAGGACAGACCTATATATCCTGGTGCACAGTTAAGACTTAACTGTTTTGATTGAGTTTTTTGTGTctaaactgtttgtgttttccctccAGGACTGGCAGTAAGCTGGGAATCTCTCCTCTGATGCTGGCGGCTATGAATGGTCATGTACCGgcagtgaagctgctgttaGATATGGGCTCGGACATCAACGCCCAGATTGAGACCAACAGAAACACAGCACTGACCCTGGCCTGCTTCCAGGGACGGGCTGAAGTTGTCAGTCTGCTGCTAGATCGCAAGGCCAACGTGGAGCATCGTGCTAAGGTGAAGAGGCTTCCACATATGTATTGAATCTGTGATTCTATAGCTGTTGCTCatctatttttttatgttgGGTGAAACATATTTTTGCCCCATTATTGCAATCTTTGTTTCAGTTCTGTATCTGCTGGCCATCTTGCTAATTCATTTCTCTGTTCATGCAGACTGGTCTTACTCCTCTGATGGAGGCGGCCTCAGGAGGCTATGCAGAGGTGGGCCGAGTGCTGCTGGACAAAGGTGCAGATGTAAACGCTCCCCCAGTTCCCTCATCCCGAGACACTGCCCTCACCATTGCTGCAGACAAGGGCCACTACAAGTTTTGTGAGCTGCTTATCAACAGGTGGGTGGTCCCAGGTGTCAAGAACTgtgatttagttttgttttccaTAAAAGCATTTGCCTTTAGTATTCGCCAAAAACGTGTGTGACTGGTTTTATTGCAACAGCTGATAGTGCACAAGTTGGACATCTTTGGTCATTTTAATCAGACATGGGTAAACATTCTAAGTGCCACCAGATTCATCCTGTCACTCAACCCGGTCAGCTGCATTACTAAAAGCAACCCTTCCTTTTTACAGGGGGGCCCATATCGATGTACGAAACAAGAAAGGGAACACTCCTCTGTGGCTGGCGGCAAACGGTGGCCATTTTGACGTGGTCCAGCTCCTGGTGCATGCCAGCGCTGATGTGGATGCAGCTGACAACCGCAAGATTACCCCGCTCATGGCTGCTTTTCGCAAGGTGCCATGTTCACCGAAAAAACGTATTTAGACTTTGGACTAGCTGCACTtttgcaacactgtttactcaCCATTTCCTTTGACATTTCAGGGTCATGTGAAGGTGGTGCAGTATCTTGTGAAAGAAGTCAACCAGTTCCCATCAGATATTGAGTGCATGAGATACATCGCCACAATTGCTGACAAGGTATGCATCGATTTCCTTTTCACTAGGGTGCTACATTTATTGGAATTGACAGGAGAGGTTAAGATGTTTAGCAGAGGTCTAACTCAAGCTGTTCTTGCTTGTCGCAGGAGCTGCTGAAGAAGTGCCACCAGTGCATGGAGACCATCGTCAAAGCCAAAGACCAGCAGGCGGCCGAGGCCAATAAGAACGCTAGCATTCTCCTCAAGGAGCTAGACTTGGAGAAGGTAATGTCTGATTCTATTGCTGTTCTTTTGGTCAAAGCTCCTTAATACGCGGACaggatgtgtttttgtttatttacatggGCTCTGTGTTGTTTGGTTCAGTCCCGAGAGGAGAGCAAGAAGCAGGCTCTGGCTGCCAAACGCGAGAAGCGTAAGGAGAAacgcaagaagaagaaggaggagcagaagaggaagcaggaagaagaagagggtcaGAAAGTCAAGGAGGAGTTCTTCGAGATgcaggagcagaaggaggaCTCAGCCGATGGTAACTTTCTGTGAATGAAGGAGATAGACTGATACGAAGTGCAGAGCTTGCTGATACAGTTATGTTGTACTCGGTCAGTAACCCCTCCTGATTTTAATTTgaccttttttcccccctctttcAGAATCTGATGTTCCCATTGAGCCTCCCAGTGCAACTACCACCACAACCATTGGTATATCTGCCACCTCTACCACTTTCACTACAGCTTTTGGAAAGAAGCGAGCTGGTGTGGCCACTACCCCAAGCACCAAtcgtaaaaacaaaaagaacaagacAAAGGACTCCTCGCCCAACGAACCAATCATATTACAAGATCCACAGGTAAGCAAAACTATTCATGCTTTTCCCTTTTGATAACCCTGATTTTATGTATAAAGCTAGCCACATATCTGATGTAGAAGAACTTATGACGACAATTGTGCATTTTCCTTTTTAGGTTGCACTAGCACAGCACAAGGCGGACAAGAACAAGATCCACGGTGAGCCGCGGGGCGGGGGAGTGACGGGTGGCAACAGCGACTCAGACCCCTTGGATAGCACAGACTGTGCCagcgagagcagcagcagcgggggcAAGAGTCAGGAGCTCAACTACCTCCCAGACCTCACCTcctccgcttcctcctcctcctcctcttcctcctcatcctcctcctcctcagccccctcctcagcagcagcccagACTCTCATGCCCGGTCCCGAGAAGAGACGCTGTCCTCAGCCACAGACTGATAGCAAGCTGGACAACAAGGTCACAGTCTCCATCTCCAAACCAATGCAAAAGTGAGTCCCTGAAGGAGCAGAGCACATTTATCATCGgacattgtgtgcgtgtgtgtgtgtgcctgggtAGTACAAGCTCAGCTTTAAAGTTCTCTTTTTATCGGTGAACTATCCACAGAACATTGTTTAAGTGCAGCGTTATATTCTCACTTCATCCTCaacttattttaaaacattttccacaAGTATGAAACTAGTAAAACAAAGAACCGAGTATGTCCTGGTCATTGTCTTCTAACTGAACTTGATCTTGTGTCGTCACAGAGCTCCAGACATGGGTGACTGCATCTCCAACTCCCTGCCCTCTCCATTCAAGACCATGGCTCTTCCCATCACCTCACCCAACAGTAAGCTCAGCCTCACGAGCCCCAAGAGAGGccagaagagagaagagggttGGAAGGAGGTGGTCAGAAGGTCAGTTTATTTCTGCATGGAACATGTTTGACAGATTCCGTTACTGAGCTAATAAATTTGAATAAGTAATTTTATGTGTATGTATCagtaaatgtaaatttaaatctaaaaaagAGTATCTAAAGGccagtacacacacagtcataaaaACGGACCATTGACCATTTTCTTCTCATCAGATCAAAGAAGCTGTCTGTGCCAGCCTCCGTTGTGTCTCGAATCATGGGCAGAGGCGGCTGCAACATCACAGCCATCCAGGACGTGACAGGAGCTCACATTGATGtggacaaacagaaagacaagaaCGGGGAGAGGATGATCACCATAAGGTAAAAACAAAGCCCCCTGGTGGACTGTAAACACCACTGCAGATGTACTCGGTTGCATAAAACACATACGCTCCTGTTAGATGATGTCATTTATTTCTAC encodes the following:
- the ankhd1 gene encoding ankyrin repeat and KH domain-containing protein 1 isoform X2, with protein sequence MQDAVTGTAMLTDGFEDEIDSVTPRSPVAGMGVGATPGGVGLGGIGIGVGGKKVRLYGEPGGPAAERLDFKLAAAAVLSSGPGSGSDEDEVSEVESFILDQEDLDNPIMKTASELLLSSATDGVDLRTVDPETQARLEALLEAAGIGKLSTADGKAFADPEVLRRLTSSVSCALDEAAAALTRMRAENTLNAGQADNRSLAEACSDGDVNAVRKLLDEGRSVNEHTEEGESLLCLACSAGYYELAQVLLAMHANVEDRGIKGDITPLMAAASGGYVDIVKLLLVHGADVNAQSSTGNTALTYACAGGFVDVVKVLLKEGANIEDHNENGHTPLMEAASAGHVEVARVLLEYGAGINTHSNEFKESALTLACYKGHLDMVRFLLEAGADQEHKTDEMHTALMEACMDGHVEVARLLLDSGAQVNMPADSFESPLTLAACGGHVELAALLIERGANLEEVNDEGYTPLMEAAREGHEEMVALLLAQGANINAQTEETQETALTLACCGGFLEVADFLIKAGADIELGCSTPLMEAAQEGHLELVKYLLAAGANVHATTATGDTALTYACENGHTDVADVLLQAGANLEHESEGGRTPLMKAARAGHLCTVQFLISKGANVNRSTANNDHTVVSLACAGGHLAVVELLLAHGADPTHRLKDGSTMLIEAAKGGHTNVVSYLLDYPNNILSVPAPDLSQLTPPSQDASQVPRVPIQALAMVVPPQEPDRAPSNIATPPPISSKSMSKQRLASLQPGVPTSVGRGPEAEPLPPFHLCQPLECIVEETEGKLNELGQRISAIEKAQLQSLELIQGEPLTKDKIEELKKSREEQVQKKKKILKELQKVERQLQLKTQQQFTKEYMEAKGLKEEQEVGLSQGPGPGSTTSAPGSLPTTPGAQVHTSSDTDEEANKDGELEEQLGEDGEEEEDDDDEDECSEDEAEGEEEDYPKLPQVGTILYRDGSQPPQQPPLPPSPQAQPQPPPPPLQAAFVPIQPLPDYNPADYPGSTSPELQRVLVGQQMLGQQQQVQSQLLAGLGQGVAITQDGLMVATPAQTLTDTLDDIMAAVSNRVPMLNTTSPTPLSQPNTQSPSNIASPPSVLPLYPSVDIDAHTESNHDTALTLACAGGHEELVSVLIARGANIEHRDKKGFTPLILAATAGHVGVVEVLLDKGGDIEAQSERTKDTPLSLACSGGRQEVVELLLLRGANKEHRNVSDYTPLSLAASGGYVNIIKILLNAGAEINSRTGSKLGISPLMLAAMNGHVPAVKLLLDMGSDINAQIETNRNTALTLACFQGRAEVVSLLLDRKANVEHRAKTGLTPLMEAASGGYAEVGRVLLDKGADVNAPPVPSSRDTALTIAADKGHYKFCELLINRGAHIDVRNKKGNTPLWLAANGGHFDVVQLLVHASADVDAADNRKITPLMAAFRKGHVKVVQYLVKEVNQFPSDIECMRYIATIADKELLKKCHQCMETIVKAKDQQAAEANKNASILLKELDLEKSREESKKQALAAKREKRKEKRKKKKEEQKRKQEEEEGQKVKEEFFEMQEQKEDSADESDVPIEPPSATTTTTIGISATSTTFTTAFGKKRAGVATTPSTNRKNKKNKTKDSSPNEPIILQDPQVALAQHKADKNKIHGEPRGGGVTGGNSDSDPLDSTDCASESSSSGGKSQELNYLPDLTSSASSSSSSSSSSSSSSAPSSAAAQTLMPGPEKRRCPQPQTDSKLDNKVTVSISKPMQKAPDMGDCISNSLPSPFKTMALPITSPNSKLSLTSPKRGQKREEGWKEVVRRSKKLSVPASVVSRIMGRGGCNITAIQDVTGAHIDVDKQKDKNGERMITIRGGTESTRYAVQLINALIQDPAKELEDLIPRNHIRAPGSKTTSASFQSSTGIPSGSTTGPKALSSLVASTGVSYQPSSSSSSSSSQAGGKIGKGLSSNVRQPFPVSLPLAYAHPQLALLAAQTMHQIRHPRLPMAQFGGTFSPAASTWGPFPVRPVSPGSANSSPKHNGGTNSTVGHARPNATHSDHSNTASSGAQVTSNNNTTSAPNASTASASPHTPNPTPYNPQPSIPTPSSVRKQLFAPDPKPAGITSVSAAATATSGTNAVRGPGSPAHHSSTTTTANASQQSVGPISTPSLQSAKTEPSAVAHPGKDKPSLSGENQPVSVSESINSYTAPAMALAPKPEHRQQLPPPPSSVPSTEGPPPLLNPQPSSHLQSAPPPVLSHNVAHHNNTVPHFSAPAPRVSHRMQQPGPYYSLSEQQQQQQQQQQQQHSQQHQQQSVFVPFNAQQESLKQTQNQTSQPTSLPPQAQSQAQAQVSANLGMINGSQMQHVGNAGKPQQIPPNFGPGGLFNFSSIFDNNSQVGNNQVWGACHLPARSPPEQSYSAPPAYMSMGQMENMMPPPPPDSSKAPGYRSGSQRMLNSPIALSGYATGSPVYLHGHTSVGTPSFSRQHFSPHPWSASTSGESPVPPPSTVSSSAMSTSAVAPPPQPKQGNSSQQDRKVPPPIGTERLARIRQTGSVNPPLLTTSYTASVGQGGIWSFGVGSASEAMSGWSQPLMSSHMMHPQLQAEQSAFSQHQPMEQDDTGIANPANNYHQPQHLPNSYMDFQKGMPMSMYGGTMLPPHPPMAEGPGGPMYNGLHAGDPAWSPIIKVVPNNADNADPQQQVWPGTWAPHVGSVHLNHVN
- the ankhd1 gene encoding ankyrin repeat and KH domain-containing protein 1 isoform X1 produces the protein MQDAVTGTAMLTDGFEDEIDSVTPRSPVAGMGVGATPGGVGLGGIGIGVGGKKVRLYGEPGGPAAERLDFKLAAAAVLSSGPGSGSDEDEVSEVESFILDQEDLDNPIMKTASELLLSSATDGVDLRTVDPETQARLEALLEAAGIGKLSTADGKAFADPEVLRRLTSSVSCALDEAAAALTRMRAENTLNAGQADNLVIFSRSLAEACSDGDVNAVRKLLDEGRSVNEHTEEGESLLCLACSAGYYELAQVLLAMHANVEDRGIKGDITPLMAAASGGYVDIVKLLLVHGADVNAQSSTGNTALTYACAGGFVDVVKVLLKEGANIEDHNENGHTPLMEAASAGHVEVARVLLEYGAGINTHSNEFKESALTLACYKGHLDMVRFLLEAGADQEHKTDEMHTALMEACMDGHVEVARLLLDSGAQVNMPADSFESPLTLAACGGHVELAALLIERGANLEEVNDEGYTPLMEAAREGHEEMVALLLAQGANINAQTEETQETALTLACCGGFLEVADFLIKAGADIELGCSTPLMEAAQEGHLELVKYLLAAGANVHATTATGDTALTYACENGHTDVADVLLQAGANLEHESEGGRTPLMKAARAGHLCTVQFLISKGANVNRSTANNDHTVVSLACAGGHLAVVELLLAHGADPTHRLKDGSTMLIEAAKGGHTNVVSYLLDYPNNILSVPAPDLSQLTPPSQDASQVPRVPIQALAMVVPPQEPDRAPSNIATPPPISSKSMSKQRLASLQPGVPTSVGRGPEAEPLPPFHLCQPLECIVEETEGKLNELGQRISAIEKAQLQSLELIQGEPLTKDKIEELKKSREEQVQKKKKILKELQKVERQLQLKTQQQFTKEYMEAKGLKEEQEVGLSQGPGPGSTTSAPGSLPTTPGAQVHTSSDTDEEANKDGELEEQLGEDGEEEEDDDDEDECSEDEAEGEEEDYPKLPQVGTILYRDGSQPPQQPPLPPSPQAQPQPPPPPLQAAFVPIQPLPDYNPADYPGSTSPELQRVLVGQQMLGQQQQVQSQLLAGLGQGVAITQDGLMVATPAQTLTDTLDDIMAAVSNRVPMLNTTSPTPLSQPNTQSPSNIASPPSVLPLYPSVDIDAHTESNHDTALTLACAGGHEELVSVLIARGANIEHRDKKGFTPLILAATAGHVGVVEVLLDKGGDIEAQSERTKDTPLSLACSGGRQEVVELLLLRGANKEHRNVSDYTPLSLAASGGYVNIIKILLNAGAEINSRTGSKLGISPLMLAAMNGHVPAVKLLLDMGSDINAQIETNRNTALTLACFQGRAEVVSLLLDRKANVEHRAKTGLTPLMEAASGGYAEVGRVLLDKGADVNAPPVPSSRDTALTIAADKGHYKFCELLINRGAHIDVRNKKGNTPLWLAANGGHFDVVQLLVHASADVDAADNRKITPLMAAFRKGHVKVVQYLVKEVNQFPSDIECMRYIATIADKELLKKCHQCMETIVKAKDQQAAEANKNASILLKELDLEKSREESKKQALAAKREKRKEKRKKKKEEQKRKQEEEEGQKVKEEFFEMQEQKEDSADESDVPIEPPSATTTTTIGISATSTTFTTAFGKKRAGVATTPSTNRKNKKNKTKDSSPNEPIILQDPQVALAQHKADKNKIHGEPRGGGVTGGNSDSDPLDSTDCASESSSSGGKSQELNYLPDLTSSASSSSSSSSSSSSSSAPSSAAAQTLMPGPEKRRCPQPQTDSKLDNKVTVSISKPMQKAPDMGDCISNSLPSPFKTMALPITSPNSKLSLTSPKRGQKREEGWKEVVRRSKKLSVPASVVSRIMGRGGCNITAIQDVTGAHIDVDKQKDKNGERMITIRGGTESTRYAVQLINALIQDPAKELEDLIPRNHIRAPGSKTTSASFQSSTGIPSGSTTGPKALSSLVASTGVSYQPSSSSSSSSSQAGGKIGKGLSSNVRQPFPVSLPLAYAHPQLALLAAQTMHQIRHPRLPMAQFGGTFSPAASTWGPFPVRPVSPGSANSSPKHNGGTNSTVGHARPNATHSDHSNTASSGAQVTSNNNTTSAPNASTASASPHTPNPTPYNPQPSIPTPSSVRKQLFAPDPKPAGITSVSAAATATSGTNAVRGPGSPAHHSSTTTTANASQQSVGPISTPSLQSAKTEPSAVAHPGKDKPSLSGENQPVSVSESINSYTAPAMALAPKPEHRQQLPPPPSSVPSTEGPPPLLNPQPSSHLQSAPPPVLSHNVAHHNNTVPHFSAPAPRVSHRMQQPGPYYSLSEQQQQQQQQQQQQHSQQHQQQSVFVPFNAQQESLKQTQNQTSQPTSLPPQAQSQAQAQVSANLGMINGSQMQHVGNAGKPQQIPPNFGPGGLFNFSSIFDNNSQVGNNQVWGACHLPARSPPEQSYSAPPAYMSMGQMENMMPPPPPDSSKAPGYRSGSQRMLNSPIALSGYATGSPVYLHGHTSVGTPSFSRQHFSPHPWSASTSGESPVPPPSTVSSSAMSTSAVAPPPQPKQGNSSQQDRKVPPPIGTERLARIRQTGSVNPPLLTTSYTASVGQGGIWSFGVGSASEAMSGWSQPLMSSHMMHPQLQAEQSAFSQHQPMEQDDTGIANPANNYHQPQHLPNSYMDFQKGMPMSMYGGTMLPPHPPMAEGPGGPMYNGLHAGDPAWSPIIKVVPNNADNADPQQQVWPGTWAPHVGSVHLNHVN